A stretch of the Amycolatopsis sp. BJA-103 genome encodes the following:
- a CDS encoding lactonase family protein — MTGLDRRTFLGAVGAAGLTTVLGSHLANASEQTCGPKGTGAIYVSSYTSSGHGLDVAHRDAATNALVVDRTIPGISNASWFDISADRKTLYVTNEDENGQISALSLADPAKPKLLNKKSAKGQHPTHLSVHSSQKYVLAANYSSGSVVVLPILAGGKLGDVVDLAQHKGAERAAHAHQVVNDPTGKWVLSVDLGADSVYVYKLDVTTGKLKLNQQLKLPSGAGPRHLAFHGGGKYAYILGELRAEVTVAAWNPATGKLTAGQVVAAVPAGTPGAQYPGEITMSKDGRFVYASVRGSDTIASFGVGEDGKSLKLLGNAPVGGVYPRHLTLDPTESWFYVSSDKSGTLSWLPRDPATGLPGAVAGKLALPQVNSVLFG; from the coding sequence ATGACCGGACTCGATCGACGCACCTTCCTCGGCGCCGTCGGAGCGGCTGGACTCACCACCGTTCTCGGTTCCCACCTCGCGAACGCTTCCGAACAGACCTGCGGACCGAAGGGAACCGGGGCCATCTACGTCAGCAGCTATACCAGTTCCGGGCACGGGCTCGATGTCGCTCACCGGGACGCGGCGACCAACGCGCTGGTCGTCGACCGGACGATCCCGGGGATCAGCAACGCCTCCTGGTTCGACATCAGCGCGGACCGCAAGACGCTCTACGTGACCAACGAGGACGAGAACGGTCAGATCTCCGCGCTGAGCCTGGCCGATCCGGCGAAACCCAAGCTGCTCAACAAGAAATCCGCCAAGGGCCAGCACCCCACGCATCTGAGTGTCCACTCGAGCCAGAAGTACGTGCTGGCCGCGAACTACAGCAGCGGCAGCGTCGTCGTCCTCCCGATCCTCGCGGGCGGGAAACTCGGCGACGTCGTCGATCTGGCCCAGCACAAGGGCGCCGAGCGGGCCGCGCACGCGCACCAGGTCGTCAACGACCCCACCGGCAAGTGGGTGCTCTCGGTCGACCTCGGCGCGGACTCGGTCTACGTCTACAAACTCGACGTCACCACCGGGAAACTGAAGCTGAACCAGCAGTTGAAGCTCCCGTCGGGCGCCGGGCCCCGGCACCTCGCGTTCCACGGAGGCGGCAAGTACGCCTACATTCTCGGCGAGCTGCGTGCCGAAGTGACCGTCGCGGCGTGGAACCCGGCCACCGGGAAACTGACCGCCGGGCAGGTCGTCGCGGCCGTTCCGGCGGGCACGCCCGGCGCGCAGTACCCGGGCGAGATCACCATGTCCAAGGACGGCAGGTTCGTCTACGCGTCCGTGCGCGGTTCGGACACGATCGCGTCGTTCGGTGTCGGCGAAGACGGGAAGTCCTTGAAACTGCTGGGCAACGCGCCCGTCGGTGGCGTCTACCCGCGCCACCTCACCCTGGATCCGACCGAAAGCTGGTTCTACGTCTCCAGCGACAAGTCCGGCACGCTCAGCTGGCTGCCGCGCGATCCCGCCACCGGTCTCCCGGGGGCCGTCGCCGGGAAACTGGCGCTCCCCCAGGTCAATTCCGTCTTATTCGGCTAA
- a CDS encoding extracellular solute-binding protein — MRTRVLIAGLAALGLVAGCAPAQNTPAASGGDEKTGTVRVWLFDEANRAPKEAAVKEAIAEFKAAHSGVEVDVQWIPVEGRADKFSGAFNDPASAPDVAEFGNTDVSSYAATGALADLTGDLSSWKEGADILPAVLETAKSGGKTYGLPWFTGIRALYYRTDLFAELGLKPPTTLAELTETAKTIRAKKPELYGISVGGKYTYAMLPFLWAHGGEIAKQDGDKWKSTVDSEQAKAGVAAYANLLKADICPPEQCANLTGTQSITAFAGGKAGMSIGGDFNRKAVGAGQVKGKYAIIPIPGTEAGKVAPAFAGGNLLGVFNATKRKSLAVEFTELLGGAKYQEKMYIAMGNLPTLGSVQQKVAASDPSVKPFVDTLTAGTKFVPATAAWSKIDAQNVLPTAIQQIATGGKDPAAALATAAAEMNKAFG, encoded by the coding sequence ATGAGAACTCGCGTCCTCATCGCGGGCCTCGCGGCGCTCGGCCTCGTCGCGGGCTGTGCGCCTGCCCAGAACACACCGGCCGCGAGCGGCGGTGACGAAAAGACCGGCACGGTCCGGGTCTGGCTGTTCGACGAAGCCAACCGCGCCCCCAAGGAGGCCGCGGTCAAGGAGGCCATCGCCGAGTTCAAGGCGGCGCACTCGGGCGTCGAGGTCGACGTCCAGTGGATCCCGGTGGAAGGCCGCGCGGACAAGTTCTCCGGCGCCTTCAACGACCCGGCGAGCGCGCCGGACGTCGCCGAGTTCGGCAACACCGATGTCTCCAGCTACGCCGCCACCGGCGCGCTGGCCGACCTGACCGGCGATCTCTCGTCGTGGAAGGAAGGCGCCGACATCCTGCCCGCGGTCCTGGAGACGGCGAAGTCCGGCGGCAAGACCTACGGCCTGCCGTGGTTCACCGGTATCCGCGCGTTGTACTACCGCACGGACCTCTTCGCCGAACTCGGCCTCAAGCCGCCCACGACGCTGGCGGAACTGACCGAGACCGCGAAGACCATCCGCGCCAAGAAGCCCGAGCTGTACGGCATCTCCGTCGGTGGCAAGTACACCTACGCGATGCTGCCGTTCCTGTGGGCGCACGGCGGCGAGATCGCCAAGCAGGACGGCGACAAGTGGAAGTCTACTGTGGACTCGGAGCAGGCGAAGGCCGGAGTCGCGGCGTACGCGAACCTGCTGAAGGCGGACATCTGCCCGCCCGAGCAGTGCGCCAACCTCACCGGCACGCAGAGCATCACGGCGTTCGCGGGCGGCAAGGCGGGCATGTCGATCGGTGGTGACTTCAACCGCAAGGCCGTCGGAGCCGGTCAGGTGAAGGGGAAGTACGCGATCATCCCGATCCCGGGCACCGAGGCGGGCAAGGTCGCCCCGGCGTTCGCGGGCGGCAACCTGCTCGGCGTGTTCAACGCGACCAAGCGCAAGAGCCTCGCGGTCGAGTTCACCGAACTGCTCGGTGGCGCCAAGTACCAGGAGAAGATGTACATCGCCATGGGCAACCTGCCCACGCTCGGCAGTGTCCAGCAGAAGGTGGCCGCGAGCGACCCGTCGGTGAAGCCGTTCGTCGACACGCTCACCGCGGGCACGAAGTTCGTCCCCGCCACCGCGGCGTGGTCGAAGATCGACGCGCAGAACGTGCTGCCGACCGCGATCCAGCAGATCGCGACCGGCGGCAAGGACCCCGCGGCCGCACTCGCCACCGCGGCCGCCGAGATGAACAAGGCGTTCGGCTAA
- a CDS encoding carbohydrate ABC transporter permease, which produces MVTKDIPRTTAPAVPARRSPRRRRDGRAALLYLAPGGILLLAMLVYPIYQLVLISFYDYGQPQAVGNAPLEFLGFRNYTDLLENVQFWEVLAKTLGFTAVCVVGSLALGTGLAVLATRVRSWARVPLFLAALAAWATPAMAGSYVWLFLFDADFGLVNEVLSGLGFTGMANHSWTFDTYSTFGLVAAEVIWCSFPFVMVTMYAGLKGVPEEVIEAAYLDGASTWRTTWSITLPMVRPLLTIATIQSIIWDFKIFTQIYVMTNGGGVAGRNLVLNVFAYQQAFAGQEYGLGAALGVVMTLLLLSITGLYVRSQRRSAGWV; this is translated from the coding sequence GTGGTCACCAAGGACATCCCCCGTACCACGGCTCCGGCCGTCCCGGCACGGCGGTCCCCCCGCCGTCGCCGGGACGGGCGGGCCGCCCTGCTCTACCTGGCACCCGGCGGCATCCTGCTGCTGGCCATGCTGGTGTACCCGATCTACCAGCTCGTCCTGATCTCGTTCTACGACTACGGCCAGCCGCAGGCCGTCGGGAACGCGCCGCTGGAGTTCCTCGGCTTCCGGAACTACACCGACCTGCTGGAGAACGTGCAGTTCTGGGAGGTGCTGGCCAAGACCCTCGGCTTCACCGCGGTCTGTGTCGTCGGCAGTCTCGCGCTCGGGACGGGGCTGGCCGTACTGGCCACCCGGGTCCGCTCGTGGGCGCGGGTCCCGTTGTTCCTGGCGGCACTGGCCGCCTGGGCGACGCCGGCGATGGCGGGCTCGTACGTCTGGCTGTTCCTGTTCGACGCGGACTTCGGCCTGGTCAACGAGGTGCTCTCGGGCCTCGGGTTCACCGGCATGGCGAACCACTCGTGGACCTTCGACACCTACAGCACGTTCGGGCTGGTGGCCGCCGAGGTCATCTGGTGCTCGTTCCCGTTCGTCATGGTGACGATGTACGCGGGGCTCAAGGGCGTGCCGGAGGAGGTCATCGAGGCCGCGTATCTCGACGGCGCGTCGACCTGGCGCACCACGTGGTCGATCACGCTGCCGATGGTGCGGCCGCTGCTGACCATCGCCACGATCCAGTCGATCATCTGGGACTTCAAGATCTTCACCCAGATCTACGTGATGACCAACGGCGGCGGCGTGGCCGGGCGCAACCTCGTGCTCAACGTCTTCGCCTATCAACAGGCCTTCGCCGGACAGGAATACGGTCTCGGCGCGGCGCTCGGAGTCGTGATGACCTTGCTGCTGCTGTCCATCACCGGGCTGTACGTCCGGTCGCAACGCCGGAGCGCGGGATGGGTGTGA
- a CDS encoding carbohydrate ABC transporter permease yields MGVTTAPKTRRVKKPGRLIAEIICVVIAGMVAFPVYWMVLSAFKPTGQIQAENPRPWTLTPTLEHFERVLSGEGFALFFLNSVIVAVVVVALSLLLSFLSAVALTRFNFKGKTVLLVMVLVAQMVPVEALTIPLFFLMRSVGDVAPAFGTNHLGSLILVHLAFSLPFAIWMLRGFVAAVPQELEEASKIDGASRMRFTWQILFPLVAPGLVAISVLAFIHAWNDFLFAKTFIISNTENQTLPLAILVFFKPEDTDWGAVMAGSTLMTIPVLVFFILVQRRLVSVMGGAVKG; encoded by the coding sequence ATGGGTGTGACGACAGCGCCGAAGACCCGCCGGGTCAAGAAGCCCGGCAGGCTGATCGCCGAGATCATCTGCGTGGTGATCGCCGGGATGGTCGCGTTCCCGGTGTACTGGATGGTGCTTTCGGCGTTCAAGCCGACCGGGCAGATCCAGGCGGAGAACCCGCGGCCGTGGACCCTCACGCCGACCCTCGAGCACTTCGAGCGGGTGCTCAGCGGCGAGGGATTCGCACTGTTCTTCCTGAACAGCGTGATCGTCGCCGTCGTGGTGGTGGCGCTGTCGCTCCTGCTGTCGTTCCTTTCGGCGGTGGCGCTGACCCGGTTCAACTTCAAGGGCAAGACCGTCCTGCTGGTGATGGTGCTGGTGGCACAGATGGTGCCGGTCGAGGCGCTGACCATTCCGCTGTTCTTCCTGATGCGGTCGGTCGGCGACGTCGCGCCGGCGTTCGGCACCAACCACCTCGGCTCGCTGATCCTGGTGCACCTGGCGTTCAGCCTGCCGTTCGCGATCTGGATGCTGCGCGGTTTCGTCGCCGCGGTGCCGCAGGAGCTGGAAGAGGCGTCGAAGATCGACGGGGCGAGCCGGATGCGGTTCACCTGGCAGATCCTCTTCCCGCTGGTGGCGCCGGGACTGGTGGCGATCAGTGTGCTGGCCTTCATCCACGCCTGGAACGACTTCCTGTTCGCCAAGACGTTCATCATCTCCAACACCGAGAACCAGACGCTCCCGCTGGCGATCCTCGTGTTCTTCAAACCGGAGGACACCGACTGGGGCGCGGTGATGGCGGGCTCGACCCTGATGACCATCCCGGTGCTGGTGTTCTTCATTCTCGTGCAACGACGACTCGTGTCCGTCATGGGCGGCGCGGTGAAGGGCTGA
- a CDS encoding beta-N-acetylhexosaminidase, with protein sequence MPGFETLLPRPVSVEPLPGRCSVPSEVDVRADAGLPAEGYRLEIDPSGVTLHAADAAGEFYGRQTLRQLIGPDAFRAASIHSGQATIPCGVVTDHPRFGWRGCLLDVARHFRTKAEVLRFIDLLAAHKLNVLNLHLTDDQGWRIEVPEFPKLTEVGGWRKSSMVGRHDGPERDGRPHGGFYSTDDLREIVAYAASRSVTVVPEVDIPGHARAAIAAYPELGPETAEPWEVWTSWGISTSLLNTEKSTHAFFKGVFDHVLEIFPSEVIALGGDEVPGATEEHGRFVREIARHLVERGRRPLGWDEVLEAGDLPPMVIGSWQSEAAGARAAAAGHDVVMCPEDHVYLDHRQSDHPDEPIPVGYLRTLEDIYGYEPVPADFPADRTILGTQAQVWAEHLDTARRVDYVAFPRLSAFAEVAWSSPEGRDYAEFLPRLRDHHLPRLDALGVEYRPLEGPHPWQTRPGVPGRPR encoded by the coding sequence ATGCCTGGCTTCGAAACTCTGCTCCCCCGTCCCGTCTCGGTGGAACCGCTGCCCGGCCGGTGTTCCGTACCGTCCGAAGTGGACGTCCGCGCCGACGCCGGGCTGCCAGCCGAGGGCTACCGGCTGGAGATCGACCCGTCCGGCGTGACCCTGCACGCGGCCGACGCGGCGGGCGAGTTCTACGGTCGCCAGACGCTCCGGCAGCTGATCGGGCCGGACGCGTTCCGTGCCGCGTCCATCCACAGTGGACAGGCCACGATCCCCTGCGGAGTGGTGACCGACCACCCGCGCTTCGGCTGGCGTGGCTGTTTACTCGATGTGGCAAGGCATTTCCGGACCAAGGCCGAGGTGCTGCGGTTCATCGACCTGCTCGCGGCGCACAAGCTCAACGTGCTCAACCTGCACCTGACCGACGACCAGGGCTGGCGGATCGAGGTCCCCGAGTTCCCGAAGCTGACCGAGGTCGGCGGCTGGCGGAAGTCGTCCATGGTGGGGCGGCACGACGGGCCGGAACGGGATGGACGCCCGCACGGCGGGTTCTACTCGACGGATGATCTCCGGGAGATCGTCGCGTACGCCGCCTCGCGCTCGGTGACCGTGGTCCCGGAAGTCGACATCCCCGGACACGCGCGGGCCGCCATCGCCGCCTATCCCGAACTCGGCCCGGAAACCGCCGAACCGTGGGAGGTCTGGACGAGCTGGGGCATCAGCACGTCCCTGCTGAACACCGAGAAGTCCACTCATGCCTTCTTCAAGGGCGTCTTCGACCACGTGCTGGAGATCTTTCCGTCGGAGGTCATCGCGCTCGGCGGCGACGAAGTACCCGGCGCGACCGAGGAACACGGCCGGTTCGTCCGCGAGATCGCCCGGCACCTGGTCGAACGAGGACGTCGTCCGCTCGGCTGGGACGAGGTGCTCGAAGCGGGTGACCTGCCGCCGATGGTCATCGGCTCGTGGCAGAGCGAGGCAGCCGGTGCCCGTGCCGCCGCGGCCGGTCACGACGTCGTCATGTGCCCCGAGGACCACGTGTACCTGGACCACCGGCAGTCGGATCACCCCGACGAACCGATCCCCGTCGGTTACCTGCGGACGCTGGAGGACATCTACGGCTACGAGCCGGTGCCCGCCGACTTCCCCGCCGACCGGACGATTCTCGGTACCCAGGCGCAGGTGTGGGCCGAGCACCTGGACACCGCGCGCCGCGTCGACTACGTCGCTTTCCCCCGGCTGAGTGCTTTCGCCGAGGTGGCGTGGAGCAGTCCGGAGGGCCGGGACTACGCGGAGTTCCTGCCGCGCCTGCGGGACCACCACCTGCCCCGGCTCGAC